The following is a genomic window from Malus sylvestris chromosome 7, drMalSylv7.2, whole genome shotgun sequence.
gaggatctcattcttcatcgctatcttgttgttctgagcctccagctcatcgactttagcctgaagatcaaacttcttttgttccttctttcattgcttcgcaccaggtgcaagaggggtgtcattctgtgagttatggcttccttcgctccccatgttggaaagggatgcctggtaaaaaaagagtgtacgaatggtggaaaccagcttaacaaagatgaagaaagtgggaataagtgtcgttcccacatacggcgccaaatgttgatgcacaaaatcagtgaggactttggtacaacagaaagtgttaagtttgtgaccttcgctagattgctccggtcactagtgtggataagtatgtaaatggatatggacagggaagcaaacacaagatgtacgtggttcacccagattggctacgtccacagagtagataagttctcattaattgtgaagggtttacataagtacataggttcaagctctcctttagtgagtactagttaatgatttagtacagatgacattaggaaatattgtgagagaatgatctctatttatagaagacagtttctagtttcattcttacattgacatgtgtcgtgttgtgattggcttttgatgttgacacgtgtcgtgctatgattggcttctgatgtcaacacgtgtcgcgctgtgattggcctcctagttggagggaaactcttctgagtctttgacggtataacgttgaccggtgctcagtagtttcgggattgatcaagtatggtacaaacaaagtttATTCCTGAGATCTACATTATTAGAACCTTTAAGTTCATATTTCTGAAATTATTTCCCATATTTAATTATACATGGATTAAGGAACTCATAGTCCTCATTTACATGAATCAAGAAACTTATGTCCTTTATTTAATAGAATATATGGATTGAGGTGCTTATAGCTGTCATTTAATTAAGTTGAGGAATTGTTGCTCTCtcaattgattaaaaaaaatcatgcttTATTGATCAAGGAACTTTGGGTTCGAtctttttatatgatgaggatcaaggaATTTCAAGTAGGGATGGGCATAAAAACTGTGGAACCGCTAAACCGAATCGAACCACGACAAAATAAATCGTAAAAAATCATGTTGATAAAAAAAAGTCAACTTAGGTTCAAGAACCAAGCTGAACTATTTATACTAGTTCCCGGTTCTGGTTTTCATTTTGACAGAATAACTTAGAACCGGATGGAACCATGAATATAATAATCACTTAAATTAAATAGTTGAATTGGATGTTTATTGTTTCACGTAGTTTATGTTAGCTCAGATTTGTTGAattttggtttactttgtgCGTTTAAGAAGATTGGGTTCTCTCTTGTTGCAGAGACTCAGTGATCTTAGGGTTTGAGTATTTTTTGTTTGCTTGGACTTTGAACGGTTAATGTATTTTACTTAAAAACTCGGTACCTAAAAAGATAAACAAGGGAAATGAACAAATAGAGTAGGTAGGTAACTCATAATTCTACATCACAACAAAGGACTGcggatttttaatttattatttgcaAAGGACATTTTGTTTGCTTGGTGCAAAGGACATTTGCATTTTGATTTAGTATTTGCaaatgatttgttttgtttgtaaCTTTGTATAACCATTTTAGAAAACATATTTGAATGCAAGCATgcaaaaatcaagaaaaaagaaacaagtaaACTTGAAAATACCATTTGATTTGTATTCAAATAATTTCGTATTTGGAACCGTAAACCTGCAAAAACCGAACCGGAATCTGTGTAAACCGAACCGTACGATTCTAGTAATAAATTAAGTTGAACCGCACTGAACCAAACCGTTGATATTTCCTGGATCCAGTTCCGATTCCAATTTGAGGGTGGAACCGCTCCGAACGCACCATGCCCAAACCTAACTCCAAGTTCTATTATATAACCATCATAACAAAATGTAGTACACTAAATAAATCATTGCAAATGGCGATATATAATTTCACCCACTGTagataaattgctttaaataataaaatttgtgaCAAGGAATTTAAtccagcaccattcacataatcatcaaaacttaaaaataatgaCTGTTATGATGCGAAGGGCGACAATGCcgcaccatatatatatatatatatatatatatatatatatatatatataatataatgagTGATAATACCGCACCAATCACATtaataacaaaattaatatatataataaaacaaagaCAAAGAGTAGGAAATTGtctcctcttttttcttctccttggtcacggatgaggatcctctccggattttCTTTGTAAGGATCCTAATGATCCTCACATCATATCAGTTTATTGTCCATTGTGTGGCTAGCTTTCATTAGTTAcaattttgtgtttaattttaaataaaaattttaaaataatttttaaccaaaaaatgGGGATGGAATCCAAATCCCTAAATCACTACCCATATTTTGTTTCTTCCTTTCTAGTTGGTCAAACAAGTACCAACTCTCCCTTTTCCGCCTTTTGCCGACACTATGATTCACAATCTtgtattctttcttttcttcttcatcattgaATGTTGCATTATCTTTTTAAGTTGGTGTTGCATCACTATTCGTCATTCTTTTTGCAACAAGTAGAGGTCAATACATTTGCACCTATTAATTAGAAATAGGGgcaaaaattgaggattttcGCACCTAATAGTTAGGAGTGGCGAATATTGCAATTACACCTACTATTaataaaggggtgtgctatccacacattccaaattacttctcacacacctttgttaatttctatccgttgatcttcttctattcatccgatccgacgaccgaaaattagaagggtgtgtgagaagtaaaatggggtgtgtggatatcacaccccttaataAATAGGGGCAAATAAGCACTTATTTCCGCCCCTAATAGTAACACTAATAGAGGCATTTATTGTTTCGCCTCTATTACAATCACTAGAGACAAATCTATATTTCTGCCCCTAATAAAGATTAATAGGGACAAATCTTTATATCCGCATCTAATCCACCGCTCCTAATAATCACTATTCTTGAAGTGATGTTTGtgctatttttaaaattaagaaaattagtCATATTGAGATATGAAGATAAATATTTTCTTATCAGTGAAATTTCAGCCGAGAGTTATGAGAGGCAGAGAGTGCTTTATTGGATTCATGACGTTGTGCTTCCAATTACATGAGAGCTTACTGTACTGATAACGTACTGCAAAACAGATGATATATGTATAGTGGCATATAAAGTAAACAAGGCACTTACAAGGTTCAAACAAGTGTGCCTACGTCCTCGGGATATCAACAGCAGTTTCttgaaattatataaaataataggAGCATAAAGATAACTCTAACTATTTTTCTCTATTCTCTCTAGCCTTGATACAGTTTACATGAATTTCTCTATTGGGTTGTGTTATCTCTGGAACATTTACTTGAGATGGTTTTATAAGCAAATAGATGAGCTAGTATGGCTCACCACCATCCCAGGCTTTGGTGTTTTTCATGCATGAATCCAATATCATTATTTGGAGACATCCACAGACAACAAAAGGTTCATTCATGGCAGTTTAACAAAACCCATTTATTTgacaaaatacaaataaaaatttcGAGAAAAACAACCCATTTCTTTGACCAAAATGAGATGCTCGGTTTCGTTGAGATGTGTTTCAGTTATCTCGTTTGAAAGTGCttctaaaatgattgaaagcgcttttggtAAAAGTGCTTTTTCGAAATTCAATTGCAACATTACCAAAGATTGGTTCCGAAAGCACTTTCATGAAAAGCACTTTTGatcgttttaaaagcactttcaaacaaGTCATTCTTACTGAAGCCTCTTATgacatcaattttcaatttaaacacAGCTCACAATTTTTAAGTAATGACCAACAATTTTGAAAGAAGTAAAAATCTAATTAGAAGTGCTAGAACCAATTCCAACAGACCCACAGACATAAAATTGCCAAATCTTATTTCAAAGGTGAAGTGGGAGCACATTAACATGACTACAAcaataaatcaaatataaacctATTTTTGATTACAGGACACAAATGCCTCTCACAGTGGACATACATGAATCAGAACGAAAGGATGGCGACCATAAATGTACTTTTGACACCGCGTCATGTGGATCTATTCAGTTCCAGCAATCTTTTTCTTCAGTGCTTCAATGTCTGTAGCTAGTTCTTTTCTGCTTGACTGAGGGTGATACCAAATACAAAATGCACTTGTTAGAATGATCGAGTGCTTAGATGCAGAAAGAAAATACGTTGTTATAACCATTAAAATCATTGATGGATGGACGGGGGAATTGCGTGAATGACATGACCAAAAGAAAACAGGGTACAAGATCCTATAACGGGGCgaatatgaaaagaaaaacagatcTTATTTCCTGTAAAGGAATGCATCCTGCTTGTAGAAAACAGAAATAGGTCAACTTTCCGTTGGGAGTTTTAAACTAACCTTGAAGAGTAGGTAACGGTAGACAAACCATCCAGTGTATCCTAGCCCTACCAATTCCAGGACCTTTGGAAGCTGAAGGCCAATTCAGAGTAGTTCAATTAATTTCCAAAGAGGAGGTAATTCAATGACACGCACAAAGTTGTAGTTGAAAAATAGATTCATCATTTTCCATCAAATGGactcaaaattgaaaaacctaGAGGTATGTGGTTTCCAGAGAAATCACTTACAAGTGGCACTGAATTGACGGCGCCAACAACTATTGAGGACAACCACACAGCGACTATCGCCCCACCTCCATATACAAGTACTGTAGACTTATTTTCAACTGCATCCCACTGGTAAGGAGAACATAAAGGCAATCATTTTTAAACCAACTATTGGATTCACTTCATCAAGGAAAGTCGGTAACTAAATAGCTGTAAGTAGCGGAAACTTAGAAAATGATTGTCATAAGATTCACTACAAAGGAGACAAAAAGCTTTTCTTACCTTCTCCTTCAAGTCTGATAAAAGTTCACCAGTGTCGACGGATGTGGATGTCTCGTCGGAAGATGAAGCTCTGACCGGAAGAGAAAGCCTCCGGGACCCTTTGAAAGAAAAACAGTCATTGCTTAAGCTTATAATTAACACATTCTTAACAGTTTATATAAAGAGTGAAAAAGTAATAGAAAATCTAAGTATATCAATGATTTCCTCTAAGCTTAATCaattatttttatctttcaaaCGGTCTGCCAAACCGGAAAGACAAAAATTCACTCCAAAAGTTTTTTAAAATATCATCTTTGTTTGCGTGTGTTGGATTGCGCATAAGTGCTCCAGAGTTGCAGCAAATTTGGAGCAATATATGAGATCGGTCAATTACTACTTTACTATATGACTGTTGCCTTTTCACAGAACGGCGTACTTGAGTCCCACAACCTATATCAACAACTATCAAATAAACATGACATGCGTCAAACTTGGCTGCGAAGGCATTATTTCCGCTTCACAGTTTGAGCACTAAGGTTCCCTTCTCCTACCATTTGATCAAAGCTATGAAAGGTATTGAAGTGGAATTGGAGCCTGGAAGCCAAAAATAGCGGTTTTAAGTTCATTTACTTCGAATGCAGTCAATGAACCAATCAGCTATAAGCCTAAATGCTTGGATACCTAAATACGtgttaaaaaccaaaaacatctGACACTCATTCCCAACCTTAAATTCTATTGAGACTAGTTCCGTATGAAACTAAAGACAGAATCTTGGAGCCCCATTCTAAAGTAAGTTACTATCGCAATAATCCAACTTAACCAACTAAGGAACATCCATTCCTTCTCGTAACTTCTGCATACCCAGTATATCCACCAGATTCCTCCTAATCAATGCCTCTCAAATAAAACTTTAAGCACCAGCACAGGAATGCAGGACAGTTATCTTAGTCTCAATCAACACCCTACTTTGAAAAAATCGAAACAGCAAGGTTCAAAACCTCTGCTTTAAGAACCAGAACCAAGACTTTACCTTTCCTCTACATCTATTAGCTGGAGAAATATAgaaaaataactgaataaaaatTCTTCCTTCATGAATTACTACAATTTCCAAAACATTAACAACTAAAAGCAGGGAACATACTAGCAGATAATTCCATTGAGACCCACACAacaatatccaaaataaataaaaatcacaaacaAATGTCCCTCCCACCCACATTTCCTCAGCAACCCAAAAGTGCAAGTGAAAGAACGCacataaaaaaacacaaaattggagaaaaccccaccaaaaaaaaaaaaaccatattgGTTAAGAAATAAACTCAAAAAAATACAAGCTTGATAAGTAGCTCACCTGAGAAGGATTTAAgagggaaggaagaaggggaggaGGAGCGGCGAGGAGGGAGGTAAGGCAAGGCGGAGTAGCAGGTGGGTTTGGTGGGGAAACGTGGGATGAAGACGGCGGTGGCCGCCATGGTTGAGGCTGTCGCTGCCATGAGTATCGAGTCGTATCGTCAGCTGCTTGACTTTGTTGATTGCTTCGGTTGCTTGCAacgatttgtttatttttctctcGAAATGTGGGGTGTTGGGTGTTGGGTGTTGGTTCGCTCGTTATCCTCGTAGGGTACCTCAGTCTCATTGGAAAGCTTGACACGTGGCATAATAATCCTTTTTGATTGGGTGGTTCCCTATCTGAAATCCACGTTTAATTGTCAAAGCTCAAAACAAAATACCCTCTCTTTTGCTTGaaatgcctttttttttctggttaATGTTATGAAAGAGCAAAGATGCTAAATTTTGAGATTCTTGGATGCCACACAAGTTGTGTGCAGCTATATGCTTGTCTCTCTTATTATGCAATTAGATATGTTGTTGAGCTAACAACTCTAAGACCGAGATAATATGTAAGTCAAATTTAAATAAGTTCGACATGTGAGCCACCTGGATTTCGGCAACCTCGACGAGGAGTACTCATAAACCCATTAGATTATGCATTTGAACTATAATGTATGACATTATAATAAATTCATAAGTTTATGTACAACATTGTAATGTTTTAAATTTGAGGTATTCAAACTTGAAGGTATAAACTGAACTTTAGATAAAAGGTATTTTGGATTTCCCAAGACACACTTAAAAGATAATCCCAAAACTAAAAATGCTAGGTcatgtttaattattttatatcaTCCTTTTTAAGTTGAAGGGCATTGAGTTCAAGTTGAAACCTCTCTAACaataaaaagttcaaaaaatatTACTAAACTAATAACTAATCGGTAAGTATAGTTAAGTTGTCCTATGTTTTTACGCAAGATTATCATGatattattcaatttaatcATAATAGTTCACCCTAAAAAATTTAACTATTATTCAATCTAGCTATAATAATCTAGTTACATATTGTGTTCGAATCAAATACTAAGTATTAGAGAACGTGAAAATGCTCACTTAGGCACCTAAGTTGCGCGTAAGACCAATTAATACAATGTATCTCCACCATATGACAGTACAATAACGAGACATTATTTATACATTATGAATATAGTTAAGTTGTCAATATAGTATCTACCCGGTCTTGCACAAACCATGTCCATACTGGAGGTGCGGGTGAGCAAAGCTCTAAGAGAACGTCGAATATGTGTGTGAGAAAAAAAAGTAAAGCGCAAGGTTTGAAGTGATTGTTTAGGTTTTTGTTTCTTAAaaaccaacccaattcaagaaaGTATATGGGCTTCTTTGAGAGGCTTGGGCTGTTAATGAGCCACTACATAGGCCCAATTGAgtcctttttttttgtcgaagccCAATTGAGTCATTGAGACACCTCAAAAATATGTCTTGACAACAGAAGCAACAATTTTAAATCGTAATCAAGGACGACCCAGTTATGATTAGTGACCTTAttaaagaaatataatgaaaaagactGCCATGCTGGCAGTGAGCAGTTTTTCTGCAAGACTACAAGCTAATTTCATGTCTTGaggttttttaatataaatgaaaaacacaaaattggATCATTGGTTAGCCAATAACTCTCAactcaaatggtactttacgaAGGTGGTACAACAATTGTTCAAAACTAATTTTAATGCACCGATGACTTCTAATTAACAAGCGTGATTCTAAATGACACGTGGTAGGCTGAGGTTTAGCACCTCGACAGATTTAAGTGAATTtatcatataaataaatgtttatttATACACTTTCTTagtacaatgatatattttacactagaGGGATACTAAGTGACAGTGCCTATTTatactttttaaaaaaatacttgTATTAggaataaacaaagataaaaatgGAATAAAAGCCAATAAGCTTAGTAACCaaatatacaattcaaaagccaaaagccaATAAGCTAAGttaacaaattaacaaattacAAATATAAGGAAGAGTTTTCACAACTACTTATTCTAATTCATAAGCCTCCTTATTTTGATTTAGTAggcattaattatttaattagaaAAAACTTAAtcagttaattaaaaaaaacttaaaaccgCCTAGCATGTCGACTAGACTACCTAGCGGCCACCTAGACCGCATGGACTGTCTAAGTTGCTGCTAGTCCTTCCGATTTTAGTAACTATTTTGTACAAAATCACCACAGACTCTCACTATCCAACACCTAAGTGCCGCTTAGGCCCatttttaaaacacttt
Proteins encoded in this region:
- the LOC126630816 gene encoding protein CURVATURE THYLAKOID 1A, chloroplastic-like, whose amino-acid sequence is MAATASTMAATAVFIPRFPTKPTCYSALPYLPPRRSSSPSSFPLKSFSGSRRLSLPVRASSSDETSTSVDTGELLSDLKEKWDAVENKSTVLVYGGGAIVAVWLSSIVVGAVNSVPLLPKVLELVGLGYTGWFVYRYLLFKSSRKELATDIEALKKKIAGTE